A single genomic interval of Arthrobacter globiformis harbors:
- a CDS encoding FadR/GntR family transcriptional regulator, whose product MQPSNVVPPARFGAQARLRALQSDIMELILDRELEPGDALPTENELCLALGVGRNTLRESLKVLQALGVIEIRHGFGMFVAPSNFESLADGLIFRGRLSLRHHGLEARQLVDVRQALEAGLIGSAMDEMTAEQLAAIEESVIRMEESAEAGEAFVEADAEFHRRLFEPLNNELLLNLLGVFWKVYRNIYTEVGPGVEDLPALAAVHRNIYAAVAAGDKARAARELTHHFEGFRQRIREAVGE is encoded by the coding sequence ATGCAGCCCTCCAACGTGGTCCCGCCGGCCCGCTTCGGTGCCCAGGCCCGCCTGCGCGCCCTGCAGTCGGACATCATGGAGCTGATCCTGGACCGTGAGCTGGAGCCCGGCGACGCCCTTCCCACCGAAAACGAGCTGTGCCTCGCACTGGGCGTGGGCCGGAACACCCTCCGGGAGTCGCTGAAGGTCCTGCAGGCGCTGGGGGTCATTGAGATCCGCCACGGCTTCGGCATGTTCGTCGCGCCCAGCAATTTTGAATCCCTCGCCGACGGCCTGATTTTCCGCGGGCGGCTCTCGCTGCGGCACCACGGCCTGGAAGCGCGGCAGCTCGTGGATGTCCGCCAGGCCCTGGAGGCGGGGCTCATTGGCAGCGCAATGGATGAGATGACGGCCGAACAACTGGCCGCCATCGAGGAGTCCGTGATCCGCATGGAGGAGAGCGCGGAGGCAGGGGAGGCCTTTGTGGAAGCCGATGCTGAGTTCCACCGCAGGCTCTTTGAACCCCTTAACAATGAACTCCTGCTAAACCTGCTGGGCGTTTTCTGGAAGGTTTACCGCAATATCTATACCGAGGTTGGACCCGGCGTGGAGGATCTGCCGGCACTCGCTGCAGTGCACCGGAACATCTATGCGGCCGTGGCTGCCGGGGACAAGGCCCGGGCAGCCCGCGAGCTGACGCACCACTTCGAGGGGTTCCGCCAGCGGATACGCGAGGCGGTCGGCGAATAG
- a CDS encoding phosphoenolpyruvate carboxykinase (GTP): protein MAHLARLPLLEKAPTTHAGLLAWVEEVAGLTQPDRIHWVDGSEGENTRLTDELVAAGTLKRLNQDLFPNSFAAFSDPADVARVEEQTFICSEKEHDAGFTNNWMAPAEMKEKLRGLFSGSMRGRTMYVIPFVMGHLDAEDPKFGVEITDSAYVVASMRIMARIGTDVLNRITETNAFFVPALHSLGAPLEAGQADVPWPCNPDKWIVHFPEERSIWSFGSGYGGNALLGKKCYALRIASVMAHDEGWLAEHMLILKLTSPEQKTYYVSAAFPSACGKTNLALLDPTIDGWKVETLGDDITWMRFGKEGELRAVNPEAGLFGVAPGTGWGTNPNAMRAIAKGNSIFTNVALTDDGGVWWEGMTEETPGHLTDWRGNSWTPESGQPAAHPNSRFCTPIDQIDMLAEEYHSPNGVELSAILFGGRRKTTIPLVTEARDWTNGIFMGSTLSSETTAAAAGAVGVVRRDPMAMLPFIGYDAGDYLNHWVNLSAKANPERLPKIFLVNWFRRTAEGGFAWPGFGDNARVLKWAIERLEGKADAVETPIGFVPTGDSIDLTGLDMTPAQVEDAVRVDADEWKTELASIEEWFANFGESLPSALQQELDGLKARLA, encoded by the coding sequence ATGGCCCACCTGGCGCGACTGCCGCTGCTTGAGAAAGCACCCACCACCCATGCCGGACTGCTGGCGTGGGTTGAAGAGGTCGCTGGGCTTACCCAGCCGGACCGGATTCACTGGGTCGACGGCTCTGAGGGAGAAAACACCCGCCTCACCGACGAACTCGTCGCGGCCGGCACCCTGAAGCGGTTGAACCAGGACCTGTTCCCCAACTCCTTCGCAGCCTTCTCGGACCCCGCTGACGTGGCCCGCGTCGAAGAGCAGACGTTCATCTGCTCTGAAAAGGAGCACGACGCAGGCTTCACCAACAACTGGATGGCCCCGGCGGAGATGAAGGAGAAGCTGCGCGGGCTGTTCTCCGGCTCCATGCGCGGCCGCACCATGTACGTCATCCCGTTCGTCATGGGCCACCTCGACGCCGAGGACCCCAAGTTCGGCGTCGAGATCACCGACTCCGCCTACGTTGTCGCCTCCATGCGCATCATGGCCCGCATCGGCACGGACGTCCTGAACCGGATCACCGAAACCAACGCCTTCTTCGTTCCGGCCCTGCACTCCCTGGGCGCTCCGCTGGAGGCCGGCCAGGCAGACGTCCCGTGGCCGTGCAACCCGGACAAGTGGATCGTGCACTTCCCCGAGGAGCGTTCGATCTGGTCCTTCGGCTCCGGCTACGGCGGAAACGCGCTGCTGGGCAAGAAGTGCTACGCCCTGCGCATCGCCTCGGTCATGGCCCACGACGAAGGCTGGCTTGCGGAGCACATGCTCATCCTCAAGCTCACTTCGCCGGAACAGAAGACCTACTACGTCTCGGCTGCCTTCCCGTCCGCCTGCGGCAAGACCAACCTCGCCCTCCTCGACCCCACCATCGATGGCTGGAAGGTGGAGACCCTGGGTGACGACATCACCTGGATGCGGTTTGGCAAGGAAGGCGAGCTCCGCGCCGTCAATCCCGAGGCCGGCCTGTTCGGCGTGGCCCCCGGCACCGGCTGGGGCACCAACCCGAACGCCATGCGCGCCATCGCCAAGGGCAACAGCATCTTCACCAACGTTGCGCTGACCGACGACGGCGGCGTCTGGTGGGAGGGCATGACCGAGGAAACCCCGGGGCACCTCACCGACTGGCGGGGCAACTCCTGGACGCCCGAGTCCGGCCAGCCGGCAGCCCACCCGAACTCGCGCTTCTGCACCCCGATCGACCAGATCGACATGCTGGCCGAGGAATACCACAGCCCGAACGGTGTGGAACTGTCCGCCATCCTGTTTGGCGGCCGCCGCAAGACCACCATCCCGCTGGTCACCGAGGCCCGCGACTGGACCAACGGCATCTTCATGGGCTCCACCCTGTCGTCCGAGACCACCGCTGCTGCGGCCGGTGCCGTCGGCGTGGTCCGCCGCGACCCCATGGCCATGCTTCCGTTCATCGGTTATGACGCCGGCGACTACCTGAACCACTGGGTCAACCTGTCCGCCAAGGCCAACCCGGAGCGCCTGCCCAAGATCTTCCTGGTCAACTGGTTCCGCCGCACGGCAGAGGGCGGCTTCGCCTGGCCGGGCTTCGGGGACAACGCCCGCGTCCTGAAGTGGGCCATCGAGCGGCTCGAAGGAAAGGCCGACGCCGTGGAGACCCCCATCGGCTTCGTCCCGACCGGCGACTCCATCGACCTCACTGGACTCGACATGACCCCCGCGCAGGTGGAGGACGCCGTCCGCGTTGACGCCGACGAGTGGAAGACCGAGCTCGCCTCGATCGAGGAGTGGTTCGCCAACTTCGGTGAGTCTCTGCCCTCAGCGCTCCAGCAGGAGCTCGACGGCCTGAAGGCCCGCCTGGCCTAG
- a CDS encoding globin domain-containing protein gives MLSDKARPVIEATLPMVGSRIGEITPKFYNRLFAAHPELLDGLFSRSNQRNGNQQQALAGSIAAFATHLVNNPDTVPETVLSRIAHRHASLGITEPQYQVVYEHLFAAIAEDLAEVITPEIAEAWTEVYWLMADALIKLEKGLYAAQANTRMWMPWTVVEKTPAGTGSMTFTLAPADDTPVTAALPGQYIGVKVTLPDGLRQVRQYSLSGDAGTSRSFTTKIDDGGEVSPVLHNSVEVGDIIEISNPYGEITLKDGDGPVVLASAGIGCTPTASILRSLAETCSDRQVLVLHAESTMDNWALRSQMTDDVERLDGADLQLWLEEPQAGTKSGFMSLREVDLPANASLYLCGPLPFMKNIRSEAIEAGIPATRIHYEVFGPDIWLAA, from the coding sequence ATGCTCTCGGACAAAGCCCGTCCTGTCATCGAAGCCACCCTTCCCATGGTCGGCTCGCGAATCGGCGAAATCACCCCCAAGTTCTACAACCGCCTCTTCGCCGCGCACCCGGAACTCCTGGACGGGCTGTTCAGCCGCTCCAACCAGCGCAACGGCAACCAGCAGCAGGCCCTGGCCGGAAGCATCGCCGCGTTCGCGACCCACCTGGTCAACAACCCGGACACCGTCCCGGAAACCGTGCTGTCCCGCATCGCGCACCGGCACGCTTCCCTCGGCATCACCGAGCCGCAGTACCAGGTGGTCTATGAGCACCTCTTCGCCGCCATCGCAGAGGACCTGGCCGAGGTCATCACCCCGGAAATTGCAGAGGCCTGGACCGAGGTGTACTGGCTCATGGCGGACGCCCTGATCAAGCTGGAAAAAGGCCTTTACGCGGCCCAGGCGAACACCCGAATGTGGATGCCCTGGACCGTAGTTGAAAAGACCCCCGCCGGCACCGGATCGATGACGTTCACCCTGGCACCTGCGGATGACACCCCGGTCACCGCCGCCCTTCCGGGCCAGTACATCGGCGTCAAAGTCACCCTGCCCGACGGCCTCCGCCAGGTCCGGCAGTACTCGCTCTCCGGCGATGCCGGCACCAGCCGCAGCTTCACCACCAAGATCGACGACGGCGGGGAGGTCTCTCCCGTGCTCCACAACAGCGTGGAGGTCGGAGACATCATCGAAATCTCCAACCCTTACGGCGAAATCACCCTGAAGGACGGCGACGGTCCTGTGGTTCTCGCCTCCGCGGGTATTGGCTGCACGCCCACCGCCTCGATCCTGCGATCCCTCGCCGAAACCTGCTCCGACCGCCAGGTGCTGGTCCTTCACGCCGAGAGCACCATGGACAACTGGGCGTTGCGCTCCCAGATGACGGACGACGTCGAGCGCCTTGACGGCGCCGACCTCCAGCTCTGGCTGGAGGAACCGCAGGCGGGCACGAAGTCCGGCTTCATGTCCCTGCGCGAGGTGGACCTGCCCGCCAACGCCTCCCTGTACCTTTGCGGTCCGCTGCCGTTCATGAAAAACATCCGCAGCGAGGCCATCGAGGCTGGGATCCCCGCAACACGGATCCACTACGAGGTCTTCGGCCCGGACATCTGGCTGGCCGCCTAG
- a CDS encoding RrF2 family transcriptional regulator, translating into MKINAFADVSLRALMVLAAAPEGGLLTTQNVADAVGTPYNHVSKAVAKLRMLGLIDVERGRNGGSRLSAAGHRVTVGKVLRQLDTREDAAECIGPAGSCPLINECRLRGAMARAREAFYRELDDVVVAELPTSRQMTPVFEAIGLRPGA; encoded by the coding sequence ATGAAAATCAACGCCTTCGCGGATGTCAGCCTGCGCGCCCTCATGGTGCTCGCAGCCGCACCCGAGGGCGGCCTGCTTACCACCCAGAACGTTGCGGACGCCGTCGGAACCCCCTACAACCACGTCAGCAAGGCCGTGGCGAAGCTGCGGATGCTGGGGCTGATTGACGTTGAGCGTGGCCGCAACGGAGGCTCGCGGCTCAGCGCGGCCGGCCACCGCGTAACGGTGGGGAAGGTCCTGCGGCAACTGGATACCAGGGAGGACGCCGCCGAGTGCATAGGCCCGGCCGGCAGCTGCCCCCTCATCAATGAATGCCGGCTGCGCGGTGCCATGGCTCGGGCGCGCGAGGCTTTTTACCGCGAGCTCGACGACGTCGTGGTGGCCGAACTGCCCACCTCCCGCCAGATGACACCCGTCTTCGAGGCCATCGGACTGCGCCCGGGCGCCTGA
- a CDS encoding phosphomannomutase/phosphoglucomutase: MTSDQTSTFDLSASFKAYDVRGIVGESITAEIVEAVGAAFVDVLGLEGQTVLVGGDMRPSSPEFSKAFANGAATRGANVQLLDLISTDELYYACGALNAAGATFTASHNPAAYNGIKMAKAGAVPISSETGLKEIQALAEQYLNTGSIPAAETKGQIGVRDVLKDYAEYLRTLVDLSGSRPLKVVVDAGNGMAGLTTPAVLGDTLLPKLPFDIVPLYFELDGSFPNHPANPLEPENLRDLQAAVVEHGADIGLAFDGDADRCFVIDEKGEAVSPSAITGMVARREIARAKAQGEANPTIIHNLLTSRAVPELVAEDGGRAVRTRVGHSFIKAVMAEEGAIFGGEHSAHFYFRDFWNADTGMLAAMHVLAALGEQDGPLSELGREYEPYVSSGEINSEIEDKAGAVERVRADFETEDVAVDHLDGSTFTAADGSFWFNLRPSNTEPYLRLNAEATDRATMERVRDRVLALVRS; this comes from the coding sequence GTGACTAGCGACCAGACCAGTACTTTTGACCTTTCGGCCTCGTTCAAGGCGTATGACGTCCGCGGCATCGTGGGCGAATCCATCACCGCTGAAATCGTCGAAGCCGTAGGCGCAGCGTTCGTTGACGTGCTTGGCCTTGAGGGACAGACGGTCCTGGTCGGCGGCGACATGCGCCCCTCCTCCCCCGAATTCAGCAAGGCGTTCGCCAACGGCGCCGCCACCCGCGGGGCCAACGTCCAGCTGCTGGACCTGATCTCCACGGACGAGCTGTACTACGCGTGCGGAGCCTTGAACGCCGCAGGCGCCACGTTCACTGCGAGCCACAACCCGGCCGCATACAACGGAATCAAGATGGCCAAGGCCGGCGCAGTCCCCATCTCCTCCGAAACCGGCCTCAAGGAGATCCAGGCACTCGCCGAGCAGTACCTGAACACAGGCTCCATCCCCGCTGCCGAAACGAAGGGCCAGATCGGCGTCCGGGACGTTCTGAAGGACTACGCCGAGTACCTGCGCACGCTGGTTGACCTCTCCGGTTCGCGCCCCCTCAAGGTGGTGGTGGACGCCGGCAACGGCATGGCCGGACTGACCACGCCGGCCGTCCTGGGCGACACGCTGCTGCCGAAGCTCCCCTTCGACATCGTTCCGCTCTACTTCGAACTGGACGGCTCCTTCCCGAACCACCCGGCCAACCCCCTGGAGCCGGAAAACCTGCGCGACCTGCAGGCCGCCGTCGTCGAACACGGCGCGGACATCGGCCTGGCGTTCGACGGTGACGCCGACCGCTGCTTCGTCATCGACGAAAAGGGCGAGGCGGTCTCGCCGTCGGCCATCACGGGCATGGTGGCCCGCCGCGAAATCGCCCGCGCAAAGGCGCAGGGCGAAGCAAATCCCACCATCATCCACAACCTCCTGACCTCGCGCGCTGTGCCGGAACTCGTCGCCGAAGACGGCGGCCGGGCGGTACGCACCCGGGTGGGCCACTCCTTCATCAAGGCCGTCATGGCAGAGGAAGGCGCCATCTTTGGCGGAGAGCACTCCGCGCACTTCTACTTCCGTGACTTCTGGAACGCGGACACCGGCATGCTTGCCGCCATGCACGTGCTGGCCGCCCTGGGTGAACAGGACGGACCGCTTTCGGAACTCGGCCGGGAGTACGAACCGTACGTTTCCTCCGGCGAAATCAACTCGGAAATCGAGGACAAGGCCGGCGCAGTGGAGCGCGTCCGCGCCGATTTCGAGACCGAGGACGTGGCGGTGGACCACCTTGACGGCAGCACCTTCACCGCCGCCGACGGCAGCTTCTGGTTCAACCTGCGCCCCTCCAACACCGAACCGTACCTGCGGCTGAACGCCGAAGCCACGGACAGGGCCACGATGGAGCGGGTGCGCGACCGCGTGCTGGCTCTGGTCCGCAGCTAG
- a CDS encoding RecQ family ATP-dependent DNA helicase codes for MANNQHAPVRSSAPGPSVAGVGSEQEAVIGTRGQALSVLRELVGRPDADFHDGQFEAIEALVDGGRRTLVVQRTGWGKSAVYFVASLLLRRRGAGPTLIVSPLLALMRDQVAAAARAGVRAVAINSANQLEWDTVREQLAADQVDVLLVSPERLTNPSFRENQLPELIRRTGLLVIDEAHCISDWGHDFRPDYRRIADLIAELPDTVPVLATTATANSRVVHDIEEQLGDGVLTIRGALGRESLRLGVLALPDSRERLGWLLTHLADLQGSGIIYTLTVSAAEDTARLLAEAGHEVLAYTGRTDPADRERAEQLLKDNQVKALVATSALGMGFDKPDLGFVVHLGAPSSPVAYYQQVGRAGRGAANADVLLLPGSEDREIWQYFATASMPSEEKATAVLTALAEAGSAVSTVALEARVDLRRTPLELLLKVLAVDGAVERVGGGWHSTGMPWTYDAERYRRIAEARVDEQDSMVIYQDTAGCRMEYITSVLDDETAAACGRCDNCAGRWFPSEVASTAMEAAGQTLSRAGIVLESRLQWPSGMDRLGVPVKGKIKPDENVADGRVLARLTDLGWGGALRELFAAGAADRAVDPGMLQACVQVLREWGAGDSRIPGWSGAGRPAAIVGIPSRSRPELVDSLARGISQIGRIPYIGQLQLEHGGPTGGRGGNSAYRLAGVWDRLVVGDSLAAELAGLGGGSVMLIDDLVDSRWTVTIAGRALRRAGAGAVLPLALAQAG; via the coding sequence ATGGCAAATAACCAGCATGCTCCGGTCCGTTCCTCTGCTCCCGGCCCCTCAGTTGCCGGCGTCGGAAGCGAACAGGAAGCGGTGATTGGGACCCGCGGACAGGCCCTGTCGGTGCTGCGCGAGCTGGTGGGACGGCCTGACGCGGACTTTCACGACGGCCAGTTTGAGGCCATCGAGGCACTGGTTGACGGCGGCCGCCGGACGCTCGTGGTGCAGCGGACAGGCTGGGGAAAATCAGCCGTTTACTTCGTGGCGTCCCTGCTCCTCCGGCGGCGCGGGGCAGGACCCACGCTGATCGTTTCTCCGCTGCTGGCCTTGATGCGGGACCAAGTGGCGGCTGCCGCCCGGGCAGGTGTCCGGGCCGTGGCGATCAACTCCGCCAACCAGCTGGAGTGGGACACGGTGCGGGAGCAGCTTGCTGCCGACCAGGTGGATGTCCTGTTGGTGTCCCCCGAACGGCTCACCAACCCTTCGTTCCGCGAAAACCAGCTGCCAGAACTCATCCGGCGCACGGGGCTGCTGGTTATCGACGAGGCCCACTGCATCTCAGACTGGGGCCACGACTTCCGTCCCGACTACCGTCGCATTGCCGACCTCATCGCCGAGCTGCCGGACACCGTGCCTGTACTGGCCACCACAGCCACTGCCAACTCCAGGGTGGTCCACGACATCGAGGAACAGCTGGGCGACGGCGTGCTGACCATCCGCGGCGCGCTGGGCAGGGAGTCGCTGCGGCTCGGGGTCCTGGCGCTGCCCGACTCGCGCGAGCGTCTCGGGTGGCTGCTCACACACCTGGCGGATCTGCAGGGCAGCGGGATCATCTACACCCTGACGGTCTCCGCCGCCGAGGACACCGCCAGGCTGCTGGCCGAGGCGGGCCACGAGGTGCTGGCGTATACGGGCCGCACGGACCCTGCGGACCGTGAGCGGGCGGAGCAGCTTCTTAAGGACAACCAGGTCAAGGCGCTCGTGGCCACCTCCGCGCTGGGGATGGGCTTTGACAAGCCGGACCTCGGTTTCGTGGTGCACCTCGGCGCACCGTCATCCCCGGTTGCTTACTACCAGCAGGTGGGCAGGGCGGGCCGTGGTGCCGCCAATGCAGACGTCCTGCTCCTGCCAGGGTCCGAGGACCGCGAAATCTGGCAGTACTTTGCCACAGCCTCCATGCCCTCCGAGGAGAAGGCCACCGCTGTGCTGACCGCGCTGGCGGAAGCAGGCTCGGCCGTGTCCACCGTGGCTTTGGAAGCCCGAGTGGACCTGCGACGGACGCCCCTGGAACTCCTGCTGAAGGTTCTCGCCGTGGACGGCGCAGTGGAACGGGTAGGCGGCGGCTGGCACTCCACCGGAATGCCTTGGACGTACGACGCCGAACGGTACCGCCGCATCGCGGAGGCCCGGGTGGACGAGCAGGACTCCATGGTTATCTACCAGGACACCGCCGGGTGCCGGATGGAGTACATCACCTCCGTCTTGGATGACGAGACCGCCGCCGCGTGCGGCCGCTGCGACAACTGCGCAGGGAGATGGTTTCCCTCGGAGGTGGCCTCCACAGCCATGGAGGCTGCCGGGCAGACCCTCAGCCGTGCGGGCATCGTGCTGGAGTCCAGGCTCCAGTGGCCCAGCGGGATGGACCGTCTCGGGGTGCCGGTGAAGGGCAAGATTAAACCTGACGAAAACGTCGCGGACGGCCGGGTCCTCGCCAGGCTGACGGACCTGGGCTGGGGCGGGGCGCTGCGCGAACTCTTCGCAGCCGGGGCTGCGGACCGCGCTGTCGATCCCGGCATGCTGCAGGCCTGTGTCCAGGTGCTCCGCGAATGGGGCGCCGGTGATTCCCGGATTCCGGGCTGGAGCGGCGCAGGCAGGCCGGCGGCGATCGTCGGCATCCCCTCGCGCAGCAGGCCCGAACTCGTGGACTCCCTGGCCCGGGGCATCTCCCAGATCGGCCGCATCCCGTACATCGGCCAGCTGCAGCTCGAGCACGGCGGGCCCACCGGCGGACGCGGCGGCAACAGCGCTTACCGGCTGGCCGGTGTGTGGGACCGTCTCGTGGTGGGGGACTCGCTGGCGGCAGAGCTCGCTGGCCTCGGCGGCGGCAGCGTGATGCTCATCGACGACCTCGTGGACAGCCGGTGGACCGTCACCATCGCGGGACGCGCGCTCAGGCGGGCCGGTGCGGGCGCGGTGCTTCCGCTGGCACTGGCCCAGGCCGGCTGA
- a CDS encoding MFS transporter: MNKLSASQAWSPRLALLVAATFFMEFLDGTVLTTAIPSIAGDFGVPSASVNITMTAYLMTVAMGIPLSGWLAERLGARRIFCLAIAVFTLASLLCAASQDLTVLTVSRVLQGLGGAMMVPVGTLLVLRGTPKSDLLRATAYLVWPGLLAPVLAPLVGGALTTYLSWHWIFLINLPLGAAAFLAALRLVPAVPGDRARRLDWLGLALTTAGVGALVAGLELASGHPGGFWTWPSILAGVLALAAAVFWMRRAAHPLFDLTVFGTRTFRATNSGGFIYRLTISAVPFLLPLMFQNGFGWSPLHAGIMVAAVFIGNIGIKPATTPLIRRFGFKPVLVFASLASATTFALCAMLTPATPEPLVFALLVCSGAFRSIGFSAYASVQYADIVPEQLTSANAVSATLVQLATGAGIAVGALLLRVFESDSLISSGFGAILSAGPDGSGVAAYRGAFLSIAVLMLLSTADSLMLHRHAGAEVSRPGPVPAEAPRPHRPA, encoded by the coding sequence ATGAACAAGCTTTCCGCCAGCCAGGCCTGGAGTCCCCGGCTAGCATTGCTCGTGGCGGCCACGTTCTTCATGGAGTTCCTCGACGGGACTGTGCTGACCACCGCCATCCCGAGCATCGCCGGGGACTTTGGGGTGCCGTCGGCCAGCGTGAACATCACCATGACCGCCTACCTGATGACAGTGGCCATGGGTATCCCGCTGAGCGGCTGGCTGGCCGAGCGCCTCGGGGCCCGGCGGATTTTTTGCCTGGCCATCGCTGTCTTTACCCTGGCGTCGCTGCTGTGCGCCGCCAGCCAGGACCTCACGGTGCTGACCGTCAGCCGCGTCCTGCAGGGCCTGGGCGGGGCGATGATGGTGCCGGTCGGTACACTGCTGGTGCTTCGCGGGACGCCAAAGTCGGATCTGCTGCGCGCCACCGCTTATCTCGTCTGGCCGGGGCTGCTGGCTCCGGTCCTCGCACCACTCGTGGGCGGCGCCCTGACCACCTACCTGTCCTGGCACTGGATCTTCCTGATCAACCTGCCGCTCGGCGCCGCAGCCTTCCTCGCCGCCCTGCGCCTGGTTCCCGCGGTTCCCGGCGACCGGGCCCGCCGGCTGGACTGGCTTGGGCTTGCCCTGACAACGGCCGGCGTGGGCGCGCTGGTGGCGGGCCTTGAACTGGCGAGCGGCCACCCCGGCGGCTTTTGGACCTGGCCCAGCATTCTGGCCGGGGTTCTCGCCCTGGCAGCGGCGGTCTTCTGGATGCGACGCGCGGCCCACCCGTTATTTGACCTGACAGTGTTCGGCACCCGCACCTTCCGGGCCACCAACTCGGGCGGCTTCATCTACCGGCTGACCATCAGTGCCGTGCCGTTCCTGTTGCCGCTGATGTTCCAGAACGGATTTGGATGGAGCCCCCTGCACGCGGGCATCATGGTTGCCGCCGTGTTCATCGGGAACATCGGCATCAAACCCGCCACGACGCCGCTCATCAGGCGCTTCGGGTTCAAGCCCGTGCTGGTGTTCGCGTCCCTGGCGTCGGCTACGACTTTCGCCCTCTGCGCGATGCTGACCCCGGCAACACCGGAACCGCTGGTGTTCGCGCTGCTCGTGTGCAGCGGGGCGTTCCGTTCCATCGGCTTCTCCGCGTACGCGTCTGTCCAGTACGCAGATATCGTGCCGGAGCAGCTGACGTCAGCCAACGCTGTCTCGGCGACGCTTGTGCAGCTGGCCACCGGGGCCGGCATCGCGGTGGGCGCCCTGCTGCTGCGCGTCTTCGAGTCGGATTCCCTGATCTCGTCCGGATTTGGCGCCATTTTGTCAGCCGGACCGGACGGCAGCGGCGTGGCCGCCTACCGTGGCGCGTTCCTGTCGATTGCGGTGCTGATGCTCCTCAGCACCGCCGACAGCCTTATGTTGCACCGGCACGCGGGGGCCGAGGTCAGCCGGCCTGGGCCAGTGCCAGCGGAAGCACCGCGCCCGCACCGGCCCGCCTGA